From Thiomicrospira sp. XS5, one genomic window encodes:
- the rplJ gene encoding 50S ribosomal protein L10: MALKIEDKKAVVEEVSAIAAEAGSLVAAEYRGLTVEQLTELRSKAREANVSIRVVKNTLIRRAVAGTKFEDMAETFSGPLIFAFSGEELGNAARVFKDFAKTNEALVVKSLSIGDGVLDAGQLSAIAALPTYDEALSKLLYVMKEPVAKLARGLVAVKEQKEEAA, encoded by the coding sequence ATGGCACTCAAAATCGAAGATAAAAAAGCCGTTGTTGAAGAAGTTTCCGCGATTGCTGCGGAAGCGGGTTCATTGGTTGCGGCTGAATATCGCGGATTGACTGTTGAGCAATTAACCGAACTTCGTTCTAAAGCGCGTGAAGCCAATGTATCAATTCGTGTTGTGAAAAATACATTGATTCGCCGTGCTGTCGCGGGAACAAAATTTGAAGACATGGCCGAGACTTTTTCCGGTCCGTTGATCTTTGCTTTCTCTGGAGAAGAGTTAGGCAATGCAGCGCGTGTTTTCAAAGATTTTGCGAAAACGAATGAAGCTTTGGTTGTGAAGTCATTGTCCATTGGTGATGGCGTTCTAGATGCTGGTCAGTTGTCTGCTATTGCGGCGCTACCGACTTACGACGAAGCCTTGAGCAAGTTGTTGTATGTCATGAAAGAGCCTGTGGCTAAATTGGCACGCGGTCTTGTTGCTGTTAAAGAGCAAAAAGAAGAAGCGGCCTAA
- the nusG gene encoding transcription termination/antitermination protein NusG — MAQRWYVVHAYSGYENKVKKSLAEYVERAGLEDSFGQILVPSEEVVEIREGKKRTSERKFFPGYVLVQMEMNEDTWHLVKSVPQVMGFIGGTSDRPAPITQKEVDRILQKVEDGVDKPKPKVIYEPGEMVRVIDGPFNDFEAVVEEVDYDKNKLQVSVLIFGRSTPVELEFTQVEKN; from the coding sequence ATGGCTCAAAGATGGTATGTCGTTCATGCGTATTCTGGGTATGAAAACAAGGTCAAGAAAAGCTTGGCGGAATACGTGGAGCGTGCTGGCTTAGAAGATAGTTTTGGTCAAATCTTGGTGCCTTCTGAAGAAGTTGTTGAGATTCGCGAAGGTAAGAAACGCACGTCTGAGCGTAAGTTTTTCCCAGGTTATGTTCTGGTTCAAATGGAAATGAATGAGGATACCTGGCACTTGGTTAAAAGTGTGCCTCAGGTAATGGGTTTTATTGGCGGGACTTCGGATCGTCCTGCGCCGATTACGCAAAAAGAAGTGGATCGTATTCTTCAGAAAGTAGAAGACGGTGTGGATAAGCCGAAGCCAAAAGTTATTTACGAGCCGGGTGAAATGGTTCGTGTCATCGATGGTCCATTTAATGACTTTGAAGCGGTTGTTGAAGAAGTGGACTACGATAAGAATAAGTTGCAGGTGTCTGTGCTTATTTTTGGGCGTTCTACGCCCGTTGAGCTTGAGTTTACTCAGGTCGAAAAGAATTAA
- the rplK gene encoding 50S ribosomal protein L11 — protein sequence MAKKIEAYIKLQVPAGNANPSPPVGPALGQHGVNIMEFCKAFNAQTQSLEKNLPVPVVITVYNDRSFTFITKTPPASILLKKAAGIAKGSGVPNMDKVGTVTRAQLEEIANAKMADLNANDLDAAVKIIAGSARSMGLNVEG from the coding sequence ATGGCTAAGAAGATTGAAGCCTATATCAAGTTGCAGGTTCCTGCGGGAAATGCAAACCCTAGTCCACCGGTTGGTCCTGCTCTGGGTCAGCACGGTGTGAACATCATGGAGTTCTGTAAAGCATTTAATGCACAGACTCAATCCCTTGAAAAGAACTTGCCTGTTCCGGTTGTTATTACGGTTTATAACGATCGTAGCTTTACGTTCATTACTAAAACACCCCCAGCGTCTATCCTGTTGAAGAAAGCGGCCGGTATTGCTAAAGGGTCTGGTGTTCCAAATATGGATAAAGTTGGAACGGTAACGCGTGCGCAGTTGGAAGAAATTGCAAACGCCAAAATGGCCGATTTGAATGCGAACGACTTGGATGCTGCAGTGAAAATCATTGCGGGTTCTGCTCGTAGCATGGGCTTGAATGTAGAGGGGTAA
- the rpoB gene encoding DNA-directed RNA polymerase subunit beta — MAYSLTEKKRIRKDFARRPSILEVPYLLSLQKESFKEFLQVDKKPLERDPVGLHAAFSSVFPIHGVAGTADLEYVSYTMGQPEFDVKECKQRGVTYSSPLRVKMRLVLFDKDAPAGKRPVKDVKEQEVYLGDVPLMTENGTFVINGTERVIVTQLHRSPGVIFDSDRGKSHSSGKVLFNARIIPYRGSWLDFEFDHNDCVFVRIDRRRKLPVSVIFRAMGFSTEEVLDTFFDHSEISCKSGNFSMKLVPEQLKGQSAAFDITDGKEVFVKAGKKITARTVKQLQEAKIKSIIVPDEFLVGKVLSSGIMNEETGELVARANEVMTADLVETIKGIKGLSFKVLFIDDLENGAYISDTLNLDTTTSQLEAQIEIYRMMRPGEPPTKESSEALFNSLFFDDSRYDLSSVGRMKLNRRLGRKDNDGSLVLENEDIVDVVKELLNIRNGLSTIDDIDTLGNRRIRAVGEMAENAFRVGLVRVERAVKERLNQAETDGLLPQDLINAKPVSAAIKEFFGSSQLSQFMDQVNPLSEVTHKRRVSALGPGGLTRERAGFEVRDVHPTHYGRVCPIETPEGPNIGLINTLAIYAKTNKYGFLETPYRKVVDGQVTDEVEYVSAIDEAQYVIAQASAATDEKNHLTDELVTARHKNETILASSKDIDYMDVSPKQIVSVAASLIPFLEHDDANRALMGSNMQRQAVPTLRADKPLVGTGIEKTVAIDSGVTVIANRGGEVVSADAARIVVRANQDEIAVGETGVDIYNLIKYQRSNQNTCINQKPIVKAGDAVSRGDVLADGPSTDLGELAIGQNMRIAFMPWNGYNFEDSILVSERVVQEDRYTSIHIEELTCLARDTKLGPEEVTSDIPNVGEAALSRLDESGIVYVGAEVKQGDILVGKVTPKGETQLTPEEKLLRAIFGEKASDVKDTSLRVGKGVEGTVIDVQVFTREGVKKDARAMAIQEDELQRVRKDIDEQYKILEVDTLSRIEQMLVGKKLVDGKAVTADMLADLPSEKWFGLNLKDEELVNHLEALEKQLASKKEELNKAFEEKKKKLTQGDDLQPGVSKMVKVYVAVKRRIQPGDKMAGRHGNKGVISRICPVEDMPYDETGRPVDICLNPLGVPSRMNVGQILETHLGLAAAGLGDKINAMLEQQADIKELKGFLHQVYNETQGQSVDFDSLSDAEIIELAGNLRKGVPMASPVFDGASEDQIKSLLRLADLPESGQMTLFDGVTGQEFDRPVTVGYMYYLKLNHLVDDKMHARSTGPYSLVTQQPLGGKAQFGGQRFGEMEVWALEAYGAAFTLQEMLTVKSDDLNGRTKMYKNIVDGNEYMEPGIPESFSVLRKEIRALGIDIELEQE, encoded by the coding sequence ATGGCCTATTCTTTAACTGAAAAGAAACGTATTCGTAAGGATTTTGCGAGACGACCTTCTATTCTGGAAGTTCCATATCTTCTTTCTTTGCAGAAAGAATCTTTTAAAGAGTTTTTGCAAGTTGATAAAAAACCACTGGAACGTGATCCAGTTGGTTTGCATGCGGCATTTTCTTCCGTTTTTCCGATTCATGGCGTTGCGGGTACAGCGGATTTAGAATATGTCAGTTATACGATGGGTCAGCCTGAGTTTGACGTAAAAGAATGTAAGCAGCGTGGCGTGACCTATTCTTCACCACTGCGCGTTAAAATGCGTTTGGTGTTGTTTGATAAGGATGCGCCGGCTGGTAAACGTCCTGTTAAGGATGTTAAAGAACAAGAAGTGTATTTGGGTGATGTTCCGTTAATGACGGAAAACGGTACCTTTGTTATTAACGGTACTGAGCGTGTTATTGTGACTCAGTTGCACCGTTCACCAGGTGTTATTTTCGACAGCGATCGCGGTAAGTCACACTCTTCCGGTAAAGTGCTGTTTAACGCTCGTATTATTCCATACCGTGGTTCTTGGTTGGATTTTGAGTTTGACCACAACGATTGTGTGTTCGTACGTATCGACCGTCGTCGTAAGCTGCCGGTTTCCGTGATCTTCCGAGCCATGGGCTTCTCCACGGAAGAAGTGTTGGATACCTTCTTTGATCACTCGGAAATCAGCTGCAAGTCTGGAAACTTTTCCATGAAGCTGGTACCGGAACAACTGAAAGGTCAGTCCGCCGCATTTGATATTACCGACGGTAAAGAAGTGTTCGTAAAAGCTGGCAAGAAAATCACGGCTCGTACCGTTAAGCAGCTACAGGAAGCGAAAATCAAATCCATTATCGTGCCAGATGAATTTTTGGTCGGTAAGGTCTTGTCTTCCGGCATTATGAATGAAGAAACCGGTGAGTTGGTGGCGCGTGCGAATGAAGTCATGACAGCAGACCTGGTTGAAACCATCAAAGGCATCAAAGGGTTGTCCTTTAAAGTTCTGTTTATTGATGACTTGGAAAATGGTGCTTATATTTCCGATACGCTGAATCTGGATACCACAACGTCTCAGTTAGAAGCGCAAATTGAAATTTATCGGATGATGCGTCCTGGTGAGCCGCCAACGAAAGAATCTTCTGAAGCGTTGTTTAACAGCCTATTCTTTGATGATTCCCGTTATGACTTGTCTTCCGTTGGGCGTATGAAGCTAAACCGTCGTTTGGGTCGCAAAGACAACGACGGAAGCTTGGTTCTTGAAAACGAAGACATCGTTGATGTGGTTAAAGAGTTGCTGAATATTCGTAATGGCTTGAGCACCATTGATGATATCGACACCCTAGGTAATCGTCGTATTCGTGCCGTCGGTGAAATGGCTGAAAATGCTTTCCGTGTTGGTTTGGTCCGTGTTGAACGTGCGGTAAAAGAGCGCTTGAACCAAGCGGAAACCGATGGATTGTTGCCACAAGACTTGATTAATGCTAAGCCGGTTTCGGCTGCGATTAAGGAGTTCTTCGGTTCCAGTCAGCTTTCTCAGTTTATGGACCAAGTGAACCCGCTATCCGAAGTGACCCACAAGCGTCGTGTTTCGGCATTGGGGCCAGGTGGTTTAACACGTGAACGCGCCGGGTTTGAAGTCCGTGACGTTCACCCAACGCACTATGGACGTGTGTGTCCAATTGAAACGCCGGAAGGGCCAAACATCGGTCTGATTAATACTTTGGCGATTTATGCAAAAACCAATAAGTACGGTTTCCTAGAAACACCTTACCGTAAAGTTGTGGATGGCCAAGTTACTGATGAAGTCGAATACGTTTCCGCAATTGATGAAGCGCAATATGTCATCGCTCAGGCCAGTGCGGCAACGGATGAGAAAAACCATCTAACGGATGAGTTAGTCACGGCGAGACATAAAAATGAAACCATTTTGGCGTCTTCTAAAGACATTGATTATATGGATGTTTCACCGAAGCAAATCGTTTCCGTGGCAGCTTCTTTGATTCCATTCTTGGAGCACGATGATGCCAACCGTGCCTTGATGGGGTCTAACATGCAGCGTCAGGCGGTACCGACTTTGCGTGCCGATAAGCCTTTGGTCGGAACGGGGATTGAAAAAACCGTCGCCATTGACTCCGGTGTGACCGTGATTGCTAACCGTGGCGGTGAAGTGGTTTCCGCTGATGCCGCTCGTATTGTCGTGCGGGCAAATCAGGATGAAATTGCTGTCGGTGAGACGGGTGTGGATATTTATAACTTGATTAAATATCAGCGTTCGAACCAAAACACTTGTATTAACCAAAAGCCAATCGTGAAGGCGGGTGATGCCGTCTCACGTGGTGATGTCTTAGCCGACGGGCCTTCTACCGACTTGGGTGAGTTGGCCATCGGTCAAAATATGCGCATCGCGTTTATGCCGTGGAATGGTTACAACTTTGAGGATTCCATTTTGGTTTCCGAGCGCGTGGTTCAAGAAGATCGTTATACATCCATTCACATTGAAGAATTGACGTGTCTAGCGCGTGATACCAAGCTTGGGCCGGAAGAAGTCACATCCGATATCCCGAATGTCGGTGAAGCCGCGCTGTCTCGTTTGGACGAGTCTGGCATTGTGTATGTCGGTGCGGAAGTGAAGCAAGGTGATATTCTGGTCGGTAAGGTGACGCCAAAAGGCGAAACCCAATTGACGCCGGAAGAAAAACTTCTGCGTGCCATTTTCGGTGAGAAAGCTTCGGACGTTAAAGACACTTCTTTGCGCGTTGGTAAAGGCGTTGAAGGAACGGTTATTGATGTTCAAGTCTTTACGCGTGAAGGCGTTAAGAAAGATGCACGTGCCATGGCAATTCAAGAAGATGAGTTGCAGCGCGTTCGTAAGGATATCGACGAACAATATAAGATTTTGGAAGTGGATACCCTGAGCCGTATTGAGCAGATGCTGGTTGGCAAAAAACTGGTTGATGGTAAAGCCGTCACAGCCGATATGCTGGCAGACCTGCCAAGTGAAAAATGGTTTGGTTTGAACTTGAAAGACGAAGAGTTGGTCAATCATTTGGAAGCGCTGGAAAAACAATTGGCGTCGAAGAAAGAAGAATTGAACAAAGCGTTTGAAGAGAAGAAGAAAAAGCTAACACAAGGCGATGATTTGCAGCCAGGTGTTTCGAAGATGGTTAAGGTGTATGTGGCCGTTAAGCGTCGCATTCAGCCGGGCGATAAAATGGCCGGTCGTCACGGGAACAAGGGTGTTATCTCTCGAATCTGTCCTGTGGAAGACATGCCATATGATGAAACCGGTCGTCCGGTGGACATTTGCTTGAACCCATTGGGGGTTCCATCGCGTATGAACGTGGGGCAGATCCTGGAAACCCACCTTGGTTTAGCCGCGGCAGGCCTGGGTGATAAGATCAATGCCATGCTGGAACAGCAAGCCGATATTAAGGAATTGAAAGGGTTCTTGCACCAGGTTTATAACGAGACTCAAGGCCAAAGCGTTGATTTTGATAGCCTAAGTGATGCGGAAATTATTGAGCTGGCCGGTAACCTGCGTAAAGGTGTTCCAATGGCTTCGCCAGTATTTGACGGGGCTTCGGAAGATCAGATTAAATCGCTTCTGCGCTTGGCGGATTTACCTGAATCTGGACAGATGACACTGTTTGATGGTGTGACGGGTCAAGAATTTGATCGTCCAGTGACAGTTGGTTACATGTACTACTTGAAGTTGAACCACTTGGTTGACGATAAAATGCACGCACGTTCGACCGGTCCTTACAGTCTGGTTACTCAGCAACCATTGGGCGGTAAAGCTCAGTTTGGTGGTCAGCGCTTCGGTGAAATGGA
- the rplA gene encoding 50S ribosomal protein L1: MAKLTKKQKLYAEKLDALKAYDALEGFSLVSELATAKFVESVDVSIKLGIDPRKSDQVVRGATVMPNGTGKDVRVAVFTGEGNAEAAKEAGADFVGMDELAAEIKGGMMDFDVVIASPDAMRVVGMLGQVLGPRGLMPNPKTGTVTPDVVGAIKNAKSGQVRFRADKAGIVHASIGKVDFAPEKLKENLNALIEDLNKAKPAAAKGTYMKKVSVSSTMGPGLLIDQSTL, translated from the coding sequence ATGGCAAAGTTGACGAAAAAACAAAAGCTTTATGCTGAAAAACTTGATGCCCTAAAAGCTTATGATGCTTTGGAAGGTTTCTCATTGGTCTCCGAGTTGGCGACAGCGAAATTCGTAGAGTCGGTTGATGTTTCCATTAAGTTGGGTATCGATCCGCGTAAGTCCGACCAGGTTGTACGTGGTGCGACGGTCATGCCGAACGGAACGGGTAAAGATGTGCGTGTTGCGGTCTTTACAGGTGAAGGGAATGCTGAAGCGGCGAAAGAAGCCGGTGCAGATTTCGTTGGTATGGACGAGTTGGCGGCTGAAATCAAAGGCGGCATGATGGACTTTGACGTGGTTATCGCGTCTCCAGATGCGATGCGCGTCGTTGGTATGTTGGGTCAGGTTTTGGGGCCAAGAGGCTTGATGCCAAACCCGAAAACCGGAACCGTTACGCCGGACGTTGTGGGTGCAATCAAAAACGCTAAATCCGGTCAGGTTCGTTTCCGTGCGGATAAAGCCGGTATCGTGCATGCGTCCATCGGTAAAGTGGATTTTGCGCCTGAAAAATTGAAAGAAAATTTGAATGCGTTGATTGAAGATTTGAACAAGGCTAAACCAGCCGCTGCGAAAGGGACTTACATGAAAAAAGTCAGTGTTTCCAGCACAATGGGGCCAGGCTTGTTGATTGATCAATCAACTTTGTAA
- the rplL gene encoding 50S ribosomal protein L7/L12, whose product MAITKEDILEAVANMSVMEVVELVEAMEEKFGVSAAAVAVAGPAGEAGGAAEEKTEFDVILTGAGDNKVAAIKAVRGATGLGLKEAKEAVESAPFTLKEGVSKEEAEALANDLKEAGIEVEVK is encoded by the coding sequence ATGGCAATTACAAAAGAAGATATTTTAGAAGCTGTTGCTAACATGTCCGTAATGGAAGTTGTTGAACTTGTTGAAGCAATGGAAGAAAAATTTGGCGTATCTGCAGCGGCCGTTGCAGTAGCTGGTCCAGCTGGTGAAGCTGGTGGTGCGGCAGAAGAGAAAACAGAGTTTGATGTTATTCTTACTGGCGCTGGCGACAATAAAGTGGCTGCGATCAAAGCCGTTCGTGGTGCGACAGGTCTTGGGCTTAAAGAAGCTAAAGAAGCTGTTGAAAGTGCTCCGTTCACGCTTAAAGAAGGTGTTTCTAAAGAAGAAGCAGAAGCACTTGCTAACGATCTTAAAGAAGCTGGAATTGAAGTCGAAGTTAAGTAA